The DNA region TCTGCTGATTGTTGGTTCGAATCATTTTTCCTGCGATCATTTTTTCATTCAAGTGAATGCTCATATTTGTCCACTCCTTCTTAGATATGAGTTGACTATAACATGTAAATGATGACATCATTTAGTCATCATTTACACCTTTTTTATCTTTACATAAAAAATTGAACTGTCACGATGCCGATCAAAATAATGATCCCAGGCAAATAATTCGATACTCTAATTTTTGTTAATCCCATAATATTCAAGCTGATCGCTAAAATCATCAATCCGCCAATCGCACTGATTTCATCCATCAATAAGTCAAGTAGTTCGCTAGGTATATATCGCATCAATACGCTTGCTAGAAGTGCGATCGCTCCTTGATAAAGAAAGACAGGAACTGCTGAAAAGAGGACTCCAACACCAAATGTTGCGGTCAACATGATCGACATGAATCCATCCATGACAGCTTTTGTCAAAAGCGTTTGATGATTTTTTGCCACACCGCTTTCAATAGCTCCAATGATCCCCATCGAACCAATCAAAAAAATCAATGTAGCTGTCACAAAGCCTTCAGCGAAATTGCTGCCAGGCTTTGCATACTTTCTTTCTAATTTCAAGCCAAAATCATTCATCTTGTCTTCGATCCC from Enterococcus sp. 9D6_DIV0238 includes:
- a CDS encoding DUF554 domain-containing protein gives rise to the protein MILFGSLVNGIAIVAGSLMGSILRNISEQMKDTVTKGIGLGVLVLGIQMAFKTSSFIVILISLCLGAMIGEAAGIEDKMNDFGLKLERKYAKPGSNFAEGFVTATLIFLIGSMGIIGAIESGVAKNHQTLLTKAVMDGFMSIMLTATFGVGVLFSAVPVFLYQGAIALLASVLMRYIPSELLDLLMDEISAIGGLMILAISLNIMGLTKIRVSNYLPGIIILIGIVTVQFFM